The following proteins are encoded in a genomic region of Microbacterium sp. NC79:
- a CDS encoding thiamine pyrophosphate-binding protein yields MSDSRRLASAATDAAHALLDELIRQGLRDIVVCPGSRSQALALAAAAEARAGRVRLHVRIDERVAGFTALGLGRETGVPAAVVVTSGTGVANLAPAVWEAHHSAVPLLLLTADRPEELRGIGANQATVQPGAFTSFVRAEWDAPTPTELDNDGSGSAAFRALARSAFAAATGTTGSATEGSGTTDAEHRAATDAGTDVSVSVPGPAVPASASITRSDVTGSASVTGSDVIGSAAALGATATAVPSLVPTPGPVHVNLPFRDPLSGEPPAWTKALEHVEHPEALERTTRHVVALERGPRTVVIAGADAGADAEEISHAGSWPLIAEIVSGARYGRLLVHGYRALLRDPDLGGRIERAIVFGHPTLSREVTRLLSNPAIDVIAVRTGGVPLNLNGTTRHADAVTVARGSADREWLGAFMTASREQIVDLSAAAPDLDGLASLSGKARRAALDAELAAVRAPLTRELLADAVWRATWPHDRLVFGSSRLVRVADAVLGGKKVPVHANRGLAGIDGTIATALGIAIASQGDGSHGMTRVLLGDLTFLHDVGALLLPADEPEPRIQLIVGNDGGGTIFDGLEVASVASAEDMTRVQYTPQNVDLERIATAYGWGYRRVSTRSELDQALTTHTSNRQIIEVSLPRD; encoded by the coding sequence GTGTCCGACTCGCGTCGTCTGGCGTCGGCTGCGACCGATGCCGCCCACGCCCTCCTCGATGAACTGATCCGTCAGGGCCTCCGTGACATCGTCGTATGCCCCGGCTCCCGCTCTCAAGCACTCGCGCTCGCGGCCGCCGCTGAAGCCCGTGCCGGTCGCGTGCGCCTGCACGTGCGTATTGACGAACGCGTCGCTGGCTTCACCGCCCTCGGCCTCGGCCGTGAAACGGGAGTCCCCGCCGCCGTTGTCGTCACCAGCGGAACCGGAGTCGCCAACCTGGCACCCGCCGTATGGGAAGCCCACCACAGCGCCGTTCCGCTCCTACTGCTGACCGCCGACCGCCCAGAAGAACTCCGCGGCATCGGCGCCAACCAAGCCACCGTGCAACCCGGCGCATTCACGAGCTTTGTGCGCGCCGAATGGGACGCGCCCACCCCCACCGAGCTCGACAACGACGGATCCGGTTCCGCCGCCTTCCGCGCGCTCGCGCGATCTGCCTTCGCGGCTGCGACCGGAACCACGGGGTCCGCAACCGAAGGCTCCGGAACCACGGATGCGGAGCACCGCGCCGCCACCGACGCTGGAACCGACGTTTCCGTCTCCGTCCCTGGCCCAGCCGTTCCAGCTTCCGCCTCCATCACTCGCTCCGACGTCACTGGTTCCGCCTCCGTCACTGGCTCTGACGTCATCGGTTCGGCCGCCGCTCTCGGCGCCACTGCGACCGCTGTGCCGTCGCTTGTGCCCACGCCCGGACCGGTGCACGTCAATCTGCCCTTCCGCGACCCGCTGTCTGGCGAACCGCCCGCGTGGACGAAGGCACTCGAACACGTCGAACATCCCGAGGCGCTCGAGCGCACCACGCGTCACGTGGTTGCGCTTGAGCGCGGCCCGCGCACCGTCGTCATCGCCGGAGCCGATGCCGGAGCCGATGCCGAGGAGATCTCGCACGCCGGCTCGTGGCCGCTCATCGCCGAGATCGTGAGCGGTGCCCGCTATGGCCGCCTCCTGGTTCATGGGTACCGGGCGCTGTTGCGTGATCCCGACCTCGGCGGGCGTATCGAGCGTGCCATTGTGTTCGGGCATCCGACGCTGTCGCGTGAAGTCACTCGACTGCTGAGCAACCCCGCGATCGACGTGATCGCCGTTCGAACAGGGGGCGTGCCGCTTAACCTCAACGGCACAACCCGGCATGCCGACGCCGTGACGGTTGCCCGCGGTTCCGCCGATCGTGAGTGGCTCGGCGCATTTATGACCGCATCGCGGGAGCAGATCGTAGACCTGTCTGCGGCGGCTCCCGATCTTGACGGCCTCGCCTCCCTCAGCGGCAAAGCCCGCCGCGCTGCCCTCGACGCCGAGCTCGCCGCCGTGCGCGCGCCCCTCACCCGGGAGCTTCTTGCCGATGCCGTGTGGCGTGCCACGTGGCCGCACGACCGGCTCGTCTTCGGCTCATCGCGACTGGTGCGGGTGGCCGATGCGGTGCTCGGTGGAAAAAAGGTTCCTGTGCATGCCAACCGCGGGCTCGCGGGCATTGACGGCACGATCGCGACCGCTCTCGGCATTGCGATTGCGAGCCAGGGCGATGGATCGCACGGCATGACGCGCGTGCTGCTTGGCGACCTGACCTTCCTGCATGATGTGGGTGCGCTCCTGCTGCCAGCGGATGAGCCGGAACCACGCATCCAGCTGATCGTCGGCAACGACGGCGGCGGAACCATTTTTGATGGCCTTGAGGTGGCATCGGTTG
- a CDS encoding aminoglycoside phosphotransferase family protein, translated as MRREQPFTIPPAVRNRFETRDETTRSWVGGLPTLARDIFAEWDLRADGHTHSGEAGIVVPVRRADGAAAALKFQPPSTETAAAILALTRWDGQGAVRLLYSSSERGVLLLERLTADRSLHSVPDDEAIHVVGGLLARLHAVAAPDELPRLDTVVAEMMSHVEPARRVLSPDDRVRLDRWVSRVNEVRNDSSHTSCGAGSTS; from the coding sequence ATGCGCCGCGAACAACCCTTCACCATTCCGCCAGCGGTGCGGAACCGGTTTGAGACGCGCGATGAGACGACCCGGTCATGGGTGGGCGGGTTGCCGACGCTCGCGCGCGACATTTTCGCGGAATGGGACCTGCGTGCCGACGGGCATACGCACTCCGGAGAAGCGGGAATTGTGGTTCCGGTTCGTCGTGCCGATGGTGCGGCAGCTGCACTGAAGTTTCAACCGCCAAGCACCGAGACAGCGGCTGCCATCCTCGCCCTCACGCGGTGGGACGGTCAGGGCGCCGTGCGCCTCCTATACAGCAGTAGCGAGCGCGGCGTGCTGCTCTTGGAACGGCTCACTGCTGATCGCTCGCTGCACTCGGTCCCCGATGACGAAGCGATTCACGTTGTCGGTGGGCTTCTCGCCCGCCTGCATGCCGTCGCTGCTCCCGACGAACTTCCTCGCCTCGACACCGTCGTCGCCGAGATGATGTCGCACGTCGAACCGGCGCGGCGGGTGCTGAGCCCTGATGACCGGGTTCGCCTCGACCGATGGGTCAGCAGGGTGAACGAGGTGCGCAACGATTCATCGCACACGTCGTGCGGCGCCGGTTCGACATCCTGA
- a CDS encoding DUF4229 domain-containing protein, whose product MKLLVYSLLRLAAFVVPFVIMWQFAVFREMPWLAAIFAALIGLALSIIFLRKPLSEATAQLAARRKPQRTVSDEDVEDGVVDQSVASRDDAQPQP is encoded by the coding sequence GTGAAGCTGCTCGTGTACTCCCTGCTCCGTCTCGCTGCCTTCGTGGTTCCGTTCGTCATCATGTGGCAGTTTGCGGTATTCCGGGAGATGCCCTGGCTCGCCGCCATCTTCGCGGCGCTCATCGGACTCGCGCTGTCGATCATCTTCCTGCGCAAGCCCCTCAGCGAGGCGACCGCTCAACTGGCTGCCCGCCGTAAGCCGCAGCGCACGGTGAGTGACGAAGACGTCGAAGACGGCGTCGTTGATCAGTCTGTCGCTTCGCGCGACGACGCTCAGCCCCAGCCGTAG
- a CDS encoding PLD nuclease N-terminal domain-containing protein, whose translation MRFLIIGIVIAVIFWVISIVDCAVQPETRHRGVGKKAWIAIVVLLPVIGGALWFAVGRTTIGARRAPIAPDDNPEFLSSIGSTYDQNERIRRIEEELARLDAEETAADSNKPAPKPEPERPADGDDSAPRGGATGATN comes from the coding sequence ATGAGGTTTCTCATTATCGGTATCGTGATCGCGGTCATCTTCTGGGTGATCAGCATCGTCGACTGCGCCGTTCAGCCAGAGACCCGTCACCGCGGCGTTGGCAAGAAAGCCTGGATCGCCATTGTCGTCCTGCTTCCCGTCATTGGCGGAGCGCTGTGGTTTGCCGTAGGCCGCACGACGATCGGCGCACGCCGTGCACCGATCGCGCCCGATGACAACCCTGAATTCTTGTCGTCCATCGGTTCGACGTACGACCAGAACGAGCGCATCCGACGCATCGAAGAAGAGCTCGCTCGCCTCGACGCGGAAGAAACCGCTGCCGACTCGAACAAACCAGCTCCCAAGCCGGAGCCCGAGCGCCCGGCTGACGGCGACGACTCAGCTCCGCGCGGCGGCGCAACCGGCGCTACGAACTAA